From a single Solenopsis invicta isolate M01_SB chromosome 4, UNIL_Sinv_3.0, whole genome shotgun sequence genomic region:
- the LOC120357540 gene encoding uncharacterized protein LOC120357540: MNQRGRGRGADKTLQTLRSLNVDFAKYRTFHSQEGGKNTQEHKTQNTTIQRHTAPLQQHLQSPALSSLHASSSSFSSAHKHMPPPSASVHHTLISSHSPLPGTKFTGNIHPPSKSSPQHKQTSHSLSSATKSFTQNSHPLSKPHSSPQHKHTLSQPLPSTGQRNRLSPARPGYEKEWMKDREPSSIIRSVQMIMTQLQRMEERQISIEKKIDENTRAITQLTRNSAIRRPMKPQEILFRTVDDFVAFEDVDEDVYNDLVGYFIYLGRTNPVDCAAEYFRSVFPEDEEVSPYLTLNGKTGPGGCKLRNSRFAQACQDAINANKYFTNLNNVEFYDALEKALKSLKTRKWRYNRKRKAPLQREENEENEEVPPNQRQRIDDLEEDTGIENIQEEIEDTGTIEESEIQDTEEENADDIDTQDTEETENNDEQEYSTTDDLYDDDIVLFGSP; encoded by the exons atgaaTCAAcgagggagaggaagaggagcGGACAAGACGCTGCAAACTTTGCGATCGTTGAATGTGGATTTTGCAAAATATCGCACATTCCATTCTCAAGAAGGCGGAAAGAACACACAAGAACACAAGACACAAAACACAACTATACAAAGACACACAGCACCATTACAACAACATTTACAATCCCCGGCATTATCATCCCTGCATGCTTCATCATCGTCATTCTCATCTGCACATAAACACATGCCCCCTCCATCGGCATCAGTACATCATACACTCATCTCATCGCACTCACCTTTACCAGGTACAAAATTTACAGGAAACATTCATCCACCATCAAAATCATCACCACAACATAAACAAACATCACACTCTCTTTCATCAGCCACAAAATCATTCACACAAAACAGTCATCCATTATCAAAACCACATTCATCACCACAACATAAACATACATTATCACAACCACTACCATCAACCGGACAACGCAATCGCCTATCTCCAGCCAGACCAGGATATGAAAAAGAGTGGATGAAAGACAGGGAACCATCTTCTATAATACGATCTGTACA aatgatTATGACACAACTACAACGGATGGAAGAGCGACAAATttcgattgaaaaaaaaatcga TGAAAATACAAGAGCTATCACACAACTGACGCGAAATTCTGCAATAAGAAGACCAATGAAGCCACAGGAAATCTTATTTAGAACTGTGGACGATTTTGTAGCCTTCGAAGACGTTGACGAAGACGTTTATAATGATTTG GTGGGATACTTTATTTATCTTGGACGGACCAATCCAGTCGATTGCGCTGCAGAATATTTTCGCAGCGTATTTCCTGAGGATGAGGAAGTTTCACCATACCTCACCTTGAATGGAAAAACAGGACCAGGGGGATGCAAATTGCGAAACAGTCGCTTTGCTCAAGCATGTCAAG ATGCCATAAAcgccaataaatattttaccaacCTCAATAACGTCGAATTTTATGATGCTTTGGAGAAGGCTTTAAAAAGCCTTAAAACTAGGAAATGGCGTTACAATAGGAAACGAAAAGCTCCTCTTCAGAgagaagaaaatgaagaaaatgaagAAGTTCCACCTAATCAACGCCAGCGAATAGATGACCTGGAAGAGGACACGGGAATTGAAAACATCCAGGAGGAAATTGAGGATACTGGGACAATTGAGGAATCAGAGATCCAAGACACGGAGGAGGAAAACGCCGATGATATTGACACCCAGGACACGGAGGAAACGGAGAACAACGACGAGCAGGAATATTCGACGACAGAtg ATCTATACGACGATGACATAGTCCTTTTTGGCAGTCCATGA